One genomic segment of Anguilla anguilla isolate fAngAng1 chromosome 2, fAngAng1.pri, whole genome shotgun sequence includes these proteins:
- the tcap gene encoding telethonin has protein sequence MQGRTTLVKRAGVVTGAELGCSVREENQVQRESYSADWRSITINTQPQDRQTVQEADDSRRETFSRQWEARRLLQACPSGVIRLGTLERGVREHQQLPYRKSLPLPLFTPTELGTRLGRGAPHTQEDLRPLSALDGACPAKRDVGDITKDLPPVKPIRMEFAKAPKSLGRSMSQEAQRG, from the exons ATGCAGGGCAGAACCACACTGGTGAAGCGGGCGGGGGTGGTgacgggggcggagctgggctgCAGCGTGCGGGAGGAGAAccaggtgcagagagagagctacaGCGCAGACTGGCGCAGCATCACCATCAACACCCAGCCTCAAGACAG GCAGACGGTGCAGGAGGCGGACGACAGTCGGCGAGAGACCTTCTCACGGCAGTGGGAGGCGAGGCGGCTGCTACAGGCCTGCCCCTCCGGGGTGATTCGGCTGGGCACCCTGGAGCGGGGGGTGAGGGAGCACCAGCAGCTGCCCTACAGGAAatccctgcccctgcccctctTCACCCCCACCGAGCTGGGCACCAGGCTGGGCCGGGGCGCGCCGCACACCCAGGAGGACCTCCGCCCCTTATCCGCCCTGGACGGCGCCTGCCCCGCCAAGAGAGACGTGGGTGACATCACCAAGGACCTGCCCCCGGTCAAGCCAATCAGGATGGAGTTTGCCAAAGCGCCCAAGTCCCTGGGAAGATCCATGTCACAGGAGGCCcagaggggctga